GATCGAAGTGGAAAAATCATCTGAGACAATTAAGGAGGAAAAGCCTGTGGTAGAGAAGATTACCGTGGGGCACGTGCACATGAGCGGCTGTACCGGATGCCTTGTGTCCTTTGCAGACAACTACGAAGGACTCTTCAAGATTCTGGACAACTATGCAGACCTCGTCTATGCACTGACCCTTGTGGATGTCAGGCATGTCCCGGAGATGGATGTCGCCCTCGTCGAGGGTTCAGTCTGCCTCCAGGACAAGTGCTCTGTTGAAGAGATCAAGGAGACCAGGGAGAAGGCGAAGATCGTCGTC
This portion of the Methanoculleus sp. 7T genome encodes:
- a CDS encoding NADH-quinone oxidoreductase subunit B family protein, whose protein sequence is MGLLAKLKGIIFGRKEPPRPEEAPKAEPAPVKAKVQPEAKPSEDKGTVKWVKKPVPTPAPRPAPVKEARQAPAAGEPAKAVEAQKAVEQPAPRPVAKPSEIEVEKSSETIKEEKPVVEKITVGHVHMSGCTGCLVSFADNYEGLFKILDNYADLVYALTLVDVRHVPEMDVALVEGSVCLQDKCSVEEIKETREKAKIVV